One Actinomadura viridis genomic region harbors:
- a CDS encoding polyprenyl synthetase family protein: MTAQAPAAVSAGRELLEPALRATVDRLDRPMREIASYHFGWTDETGAPVPPALRSTGKALRPALVLLAARAADDDPRPALPGAVAVELVHAFSLLHDDIMDGDRTRRHRPAAWTVFGTPAAILCGDALLALSHEVLLETGTAGGHRAARALAGATARLITGQALDLEFERRARISLAECLRMAAGKTAALLACSCSLGPLLCEAPEPLPGALAAFGSDLGVAFQLTDDLLGIWGAPEVTGKPAGNDLRARKKSLPVTAALNAGTAESERLAEVLGRPGVPSEADVREAARLVEAAGGRAWTEAEAAARVASARAHLDGVDMPDRVRADLLELADYVTTRSR; the protein is encoded by the coding sequence ATGACCGCGCAGGCCCCGGCCGCCGTCTCCGCCGGCCGCGAGCTTCTCGAACCGGCGCTCCGCGCGACGGTGGACCGGCTCGACCGGCCGATGCGGGAGATCGCGAGCTACCACTTCGGGTGGACCGACGAGACCGGCGCGCCCGTACCGCCCGCGCTGCGGTCCACGGGCAAGGCGCTGCGGCCGGCCCTGGTCCTGCTCGCGGCCCGCGCGGCGGACGACGATCCCCGCCCCGCGCTGCCCGGCGCGGTGGCCGTGGAGCTGGTGCACGCGTTCTCGCTGCTGCACGACGACATCATGGACGGGGACCGGACGCGGCGGCACCGCCCGGCGGCGTGGACCGTGTTCGGGACGCCCGCCGCGATCCTGTGCGGCGACGCCCTGCTGGCCCTGTCCCATGAGGTGCTGCTGGAGACCGGCACGGCCGGCGGGCACCGGGCGGCGCGCGCGCTGGCCGGGGCCACCGCCCGGCTGATCACCGGCCAGGCGCTGGACCTGGAGTTCGAGCGGCGCGCGCGGATCTCGCTGGCCGAATGCCTGCGGATGGCGGCGGGCAAGACCGCGGCGCTACTGGCCTGTTCCTGCTCGCTGGGGCCGCTGCTGTGCGAGGCCCCCGAGCCGCTCCCCGGCGCGCTGGCCGCGTTCGGGTCCGATCTGGGCGTGGCGTTCCAGCTCACCGACGACCTGCTGGGCATCTGGGGCGCGCCGGAGGTCACCGGCAAGCCCGCCGGCAACGACCTGCGGGCCCGGAAGAAGTCGCTGCCGGTGACGGCGGCGCTGAACGCCGGGACGGCCGAGTCGGAGCGGCTGGCGGAGGTGCTGGGCCGTCCGGGCGTCCCGTCCGAGGCCGACGTGCGCGAGGCCGCCCGCCTGGTGGAGGCCGCCGGGGGACGGGCCTGGACGGAGGCCGAGGCCGCCGCCCGGGTGGCGTCCGCCCGCGCGCATCTGGACGGGGTGGACATGCCGGACCGGGTCCGTGCCGACCTCCTCGAGCTGGCCGACTACGTCACCACCAGGAGCCGCTGA
- the shc gene encoding squalene--hopene cyclase — translation MTTIETTAPADQVAAALESARDHLLGLQSPAGWWKGELETNVTMDAEDLMLREFLGIRTAEETAEAAVWIRSQQRSDGSWATFYEGPPDLSTTIEAYVALRLAGDPPEDVHMRRAAAFVVGAGGIEASRVFTRIWLALFGQWSWDELPVMPPEMMYLPSWLPLNVYDWACWARQTIVPLTIVGSLRPVRALPFDLPELRTGMRPRRPAGRRPGWGTAFQGLDRVLHVYEKAPVRRLRRAAMRRAAEWIVARQELDGSWGGIQPPWVYSLLALHLLGYGLDHPVIRRGLDGLDGFIIRDEKGRRLEACQSPVWDTVLAMNALGDAGLPPEHPALARAVEWVLGEEIQGPGDWSVRRPDLAPGGWAFEFHNDGYPDTDDTAEAVLALRRSGDPRAREAVRRGVRWMAGMVSRDGAFGAFDADNTRTLCTKLPFCDFGAVIDPPSADVTAHVVEALAHTGHARTPVVWRAVSWLLKEQEDDGSWFGRWGANHVYGTGSVVPALVAAGVTPDKPAIRRAVAWLAAHQNPDGGWGEDMRSYRDPSWIGRGRSTPSQTAWALLALLAAGERGEVVERGVGWLVEHQRPDGTWDEDHFTGTGFPGDFSINYHLYRLVFPVSALGRYLSARDGTAGDPA, via the coding sequence ATGACGACCATCGAGACCACCGCCCCGGCCGACCAGGTCGCCGCCGCCCTGGAGTCGGCCCGCGACCACCTGCTGGGCCTGCAGTCGCCCGCCGGCTGGTGGAAGGGCGAGCTGGAGACCAACGTCACCATGGACGCCGAGGACCTCATGCTGCGCGAGTTCCTCGGCATCAGGACGGCGGAGGAGACCGCCGAGGCCGCGGTCTGGATCCGTTCGCAGCAGCGGTCCGACGGGAGCTGGGCCACCTTCTACGAGGGGCCGCCCGACCTGTCGACGACGATCGAGGCGTACGTGGCGCTGCGCCTGGCCGGGGACCCGCCGGAGGACGTCCACATGCGCCGCGCCGCCGCGTTCGTCGTGGGGGCGGGCGGGATCGAGGCGAGCCGGGTCTTCACCCGGATCTGGCTGGCGCTGTTCGGGCAGTGGTCCTGGGACGAGCTGCCGGTGATGCCGCCGGAGATGATGTACCTGCCGTCGTGGCTCCCGCTCAACGTCTACGACTGGGCCTGCTGGGCCCGGCAGACCATCGTCCCGCTGACGATCGTGGGGTCGCTGCGGCCGGTCCGGGCGCTGCCGTTCGACCTGCCGGAGCTGCGGACCGGTATGCGCCCGCGGCGCCCCGCCGGCCGCCGTCCGGGCTGGGGCACGGCGTTCCAGGGCCTGGACCGCGTGCTGCACGTGTACGAGAAGGCCCCGGTGCGGCGGCTGCGCCGGGCCGCGATGCGCCGCGCCGCCGAGTGGATCGTCGCGCGGCAGGAACTCGACGGTTCGTGGGGCGGCATCCAGCCGCCGTGGGTCTACTCGCTGCTCGCGCTGCACCTCCTCGGCTACGGCCTGGACCATCCGGTGATCAGGCGCGGGCTGGACGGGCTCGACGGGTTCATCATCCGGGACGAGAAGGGGCGGCGGCTGGAGGCGTGCCAGTCCCCGGTGTGGGACACCGTCCTGGCCATGAACGCGCTGGGGGACGCCGGGCTGCCCCCCGAGCACCCGGCGCTGGCGCGGGCGGTGGAGTGGGTCCTCGGTGAGGAGATCCAGGGGCCGGGCGACTGGAGCGTGCGCCGGCCGGACCTGGCGCCGGGCGGCTGGGCCTTCGAGTTCCACAACGACGGCTACCCCGACACCGACGACACCGCCGAGGCCGTCCTCGCGCTGCGCCGCTCCGGCGACCCGAGGGCGCGGGAGGCCGTGCGGCGCGGCGTCCGGTGGATGGCGGGCATGGTCTCCCGCGACGGCGCCTTCGGCGCGTTCGACGCCGACAACACCCGGACACTGTGCACCAAGCTGCCGTTCTGCGACTTCGGCGCCGTCATCGACCCGCCGTCCGCGGACGTGACCGCGCACGTCGTCGAGGCCCTGGCGCACACCGGGCACGCGCGCACCCCGGTCGTCTGGCGGGCGGTGTCGTGGCTGCTGAAGGAGCAGGAGGACGACGGTTCGTGGTTCGGGCGGTGGGGCGCCAACCACGTGTACGGCACCGGCTCGGTGGTGCCCGCGCTGGTCGCCGCCGGCGTCACGCCCGACAAGCCGGCGATCCGGCGGGCGGTGGCCTGGCTGGCGGCCCACCAGAACCCCGACGGCGGCTGGGGCGAGGACATGCGCTCGTACCGGGACCCGTCGTGGATCGGCCGGGGCCGCTCGACCCCGTCGCAGACCGCCTGGGCGCTGCTGGCGCTGCTGGCGGCGGGCGAGCGCGGCGAGGTCGTGGAACGGGGCGTGGGCTGGCTGGTGGAGCACCAGCGGCCGGACGGCACCTGGGACGAGGACCACTTCACCGGCACCGGCTTCCCCGGCGACTTCTCCATCAACTACCACCTCTACCGCCTGGTGTTCCCGGTCTCCGCGCTGGGCCGCTACCTGTCGGCCCGCGACGGGACCGCGGGAGACCCGGCATGA
- a CDS encoding flavin reductase family protein yields MTDSPPGQVLDPARFRQALALHAAGVVVITASSAGVPTGLTATSFSSVSLRPPLVSFYVDQGSTTWPSLRAADRFAVNILAGDQAEVATRFARRGVDRFAPPTAWSPDDHGTPLLGGVCAHLLCVPHATIDVGDHILVVGLVTGAELLAGGRPLLYHHGRFGRFLPHG; encoded by the coding sequence ATGACCGACAGCCCGCCGGGCCAGGTACTGGATCCCGCGCGGTTCCGCCAGGCCCTCGCCCTGCACGCCGCCGGGGTCGTCGTGATCACCGCATCGTCCGCGGGGGTGCCGACCGGCCTGACCGCGACCTCCTTCTCCTCGGTCAGCCTGCGGCCGCCCCTGGTCTCCTTCTACGTGGACCAGGGCTCCACCACCTGGCCGTCGCTGCGCGCCGCCGACCGGTTCGCCGTCAACATCCTGGCCGGTGACCAGGCCGAGGTGGCCACGCGCTTCGCCCGGCGGGGCGTCGACCGTTTCGCCCCGCCCACCGCCTGGAGCCCCGACGACCACGGCACGCCGCTGCTCGGCGGCGTCTGCGCCCACCTGCTCTGCGTCCCGCACGCCACCATCGACGTGGGCGACCACATCCTCGTCGTCGGGCTGGTGACCGGCGCCGAACTTCTCGCGGGCGGACGGCCGCTGCTCTACCACCACGGCCGGTTCGGCCGGTTCCTCCCCCATGGGTGA
- the hpnD gene encoding presqualene diphosphate synthase HpnD, which yields MDPSTGYQECERIVRTRARNFAYGIRLLPPPKRRALNAIYAFARRVDDIGDGTDPADVRLARLAETRARLAALPAHGGDPVLVALADAVRRYPIPVEAFGEIVDGCESDVRGASYATFDELVGYCRSVAGSVGRLCLGAFGTGDREAAEPLADALGVALQLTNILRDVREDAETGRVYLPAKDLARYGCTLHFDPRQGFTDEPDRLAELVRAEARRAREWYATGLRLLPLLDRRSAACTAAMAGIYRRLLDRIEADPGAALCSRTSLPAWQKLAVAGRALSGVER from the coding sequence GTGGATCCGTCCACCGGTTATCAGGAGTGCGAGCGCATCGTCCGCACGCGGGCCCGCAACTTCGCCTACGGCATCCGGCTGCTCCCCCCGCCGAAACGCCGCGCGCTCAACGCCATCTACGCGTTCGCGCGGCGGGTGGACGACATCGGCGACGGGACGGACCCGGCGGACGTCCGGCTGGCCCGGCTGGCCGAGACGCGCGCCCGGCTCGCCGCGCTGCCGGCCCACGGCGGCGACCCGGTGCTGGTCGCGCTCGCCGACGCGGTACGGCGGTACCCCATCCCGGTCGAGGCGTTCGGGGAGATCGTCGACGGGTGCGAGAGCGACGTCCGCGGCGCGTCGTACGCGACGTTCGACGAGCTGGTCGGCTACTGCCGGAGCGTCGCGGGCTCGGTGGGGCGGCTGTGCCTCGGCGCGTTCGGGACCGGCGACCGGGAGGCCGCCGAGCCGCTGGCCGACGCGCTCGGGGTGGCCCTCCAGCTGACCAACATCCTGCGGGACGTCCGGGAGGACGCCGAGACCGGCCGGGTCTACCTGCCCGCCAAGGACCTGGCCCGGTACGGCTGCACGCTGCACTTCGATCCCCGCCAGGGGTTCACCGACGAGCCCGACCGCCTCGCGGAGCTGGTGCGGGCGGAGGCGCGGCGGGCGCGCGAGTGGTACGCGACGGGGCTGCGACTGCTGCCGCTGCTGGACCGGCGCAGCGCTGCCTGCACGGCCGCGATGGCGGGGATCTACCGCCGCCTGCTGGACCGCATCGAGGCGGATCCGGGCGCGGCCCTGTGTTCCCGCACGTCCCTCCCCGCCTGGCAGAAGCTCGCGGTCGCGGGCCGCGCGCTGAGCGGGGTGGAGCGGTGA
- the hpnC gene encoding squalene synthase HpnC, which produces MRSTGDQDGPAAGGTGRAAQENFPVASRLLPRRYRADLMAVYGFARTVDDIGDEAPPDRRGPLLDEVDRDLDRIYAGRPAILPVMVPLAHTIAGRGIPAEPFRKLVRANRQDQEVLRYDTFADLLAYCALSADPVGHIVLYLFGAATPERLELSDRVCSALQILEHCQDVREDHEKGRVYIPAEDLRRFGCVEDDLRAARTPTRLRGVLALEADRAGRMLEEGAPIAAGLPPWARLAVSGYIAGGRATHAALRRGAYDVLGARLHPRPARLLTEWLRVLVRSGPAGGGTAGGGTAGSGTAGGPSSRGYPGGRSPRRLARRR; this is translated from the coding sequence ATGCGATCGACAGGCGACCAGGACGGCCCGGCGGCCGGGGGGACCGGCCGCGCGGCCCAGGAGAACTTCCCCGTCGCGTCGCGCCTGCTGCCCCGCCGGTACCGCGCCGACCTCATGGCGGTCTACGGCTTCGCCCGGACCGTGGACGACATCGGCGACGAGGCTCCGCCGGACCGGCGCGGCCCGCTGCTGGACGAGGTCGACCGGGACCTGGACCGCATCTACGCGGGCCGGCCCGCGATCCTGCCCGTCATGGTGCCCCTGGCGCACACCATCGCCGGCCGCGGGATCCCCGCCGAGCCGTTCCGCAAGCTGGTCCGCGCCAACCGCCAGGACCAGGAGGTCCTGCGCTACGACACGTTCGCCGACCTGCTGGCCTACTGCGCGCTGTCGGCCGACCCGGTCGGGCACATCGTGCTGTACCTCTTCGGCGCGGCGACCCCGGAACGGCTGGAGCTGTCGGACCGGGTCTGCTCCGCGCTGCAGATCCTCGAACACTGCCAGGACGTGCGGGAGGACCACGAGAAGGGGCGCGTCTACATCCCGGCCGAGGACCTGAGGCGGTTCGGCTGCGTGGAGGACGACCTGCGCGCCGCCCGTACCCCCACCCGCTTGCGGGGCGTGCTCGCCTTGGAGGCCGACCGGGCGGGCCGGATGCTGGAGGAGGGTGCGCCGATCGCCGCGGGGCTGCCGCCGTGGGCCCGGCTGGCGGTCAGCGGCTACATCGCCGGTGGGCGCGCCACCCACGCCGCCCTCCGGCGGGGCGCCTACGACGTGCTCGGTGCCCGGCTGCACCCGCGGCCCGCCCGCCTGCTCACCGAATGGCTCCGCGTCCTGGTACGGAGCGGCCCCGCGGGCGGCGGCACGGCGGGCGGCGGCACGGCGGGCAGCGGCACGGCGGGCGGCCCGTCCTCGCGCGGCTATCCGGGCGGGCGTTCGCCGAGGCGGCTCGCCAGGCGCCGGTAG
- a CDS encoding SDR family NAD(P)-dependent oxidoreductase: MDVKGDRTAPGGRVALVTGASSGLGREIALALAGAGYRLVLHGRDAARLDDLAARTGGAAVAAVTGDLADPREPERLAATAIETVGRVDVLVGNAGAGWAGPFPAMSADLADRMLAVNLGASIGLTRALLPAMLERGEGRLAFVSSIAGRLGVAGEAVYAATKGGLEAFAESLRLELHGTGVTVTVLVPGVVDTPFFERRGAPYTRRRPRPLPPGPVAAALVRGIAAGTAEVHAPRWLRLPVAVRGVHPGLYRRLASRLGERPPG, from the coding sequence ATGGACGTCAAGGGTGACCGGACCGCCCCGGGCGGCCGGGTGGCGCTGGTGACGGGCGCCTCCTCCGGCCTCGGCCGGGAGATCGCGCTCGCCCTCGCCGGCGCGGGATACCGGCTGGTCCTGCACGGCCGGGACGCGGCCCGGCTGGACGACCTGGCGGCCCGTACCGGCGGCGCCGCCGTCGCCGCCGTCACCGGCGACCTCGCCGACCCCCGCGAGCCCGAGCGCCTGGCCGCGACCGCGATCGAGACGGTGGGCCGGGTCGACGTCCTGGTCGGCAACGCCGGGGCCGGATGGGCGGGCCCGTTCCCCGCGATGAGCGCCGATCTCGCCGACCGGATGCTGGCGGTCAACCTGGGCGCGTCCATCGGGCTCACCCGCGCGCTGCTGCCCGCCATGCTCGAACGGGGCGAGGGCCGCCTGGCGTTCGTGTCCTCGATCGCGGGCCGGCTGGGGGTGGCGGGCGAGGCCGTCTACGCCGCCACCAAGGGCGGCCTTGAGGCGTTCGCCGAGAGCCTTCGGCTGGAACTGCACGGCACCGGGGTCACCGTGACGGTCCTGGTCCCCGGCGTCGTCGACACGCCCTTCTTCGAACGCCGGGGCGCCCCGTACACACGGCGCCGCCCCCGCCCGCTCCCGCCCGGCCCGGTGGCCGCCGCGCTGGTACGGGGGATCGCCGCCGGGACGGCGGAGGTCCACGCGCCGCGCTGGCTACGGCTGCCCGTCGCGGTCCGCGGCGTGCACCCGGGGCTCTACCGGCGCCTGGCGAGCCGCCTCGGCGAACGCCCGCCCGGATAG
- a CDS encoding sulfite oxidase yields MSDDGLLDEHHYDLTRTRQWLEGEGGAGRDGRARRDLLRSLVVAGGAAARHWTDRAPVRAAGPAAAEPGPIVKPLPPDLFIAHGTNAEMRWEAMKGKGLLVPNDRFFVRNHTRTPLIDARTWRLRLHGTGLRGAPPAGRAVEFGYEDLLALPAETMTVAVECAGNGRSFYGTQQGTPAEGTPWRLGGVGVARWRGVRLATVLERAGLAETAVDVLPRGLDPNFVTGGVDLGPVRRPLPVAKALDDVLLAYEMNGEPLPPDHGFPVRLVVPGWIGVSSVKWVGEIEVADRPLFSPWNTRFYRLFGPDHPPEGGPPLAEQVVKSAFELPWDATVRAGRPVVLTGRSWSPHGPVRRVEVSTDGGATWRTARLRGPERGWRRWETTWRPDRPGPTALLARATDASGATQPDRAVFNTYGYLFGAVVRHPVLVA; encoded by the coding sequence ATGAGCGATGACGGCCTGCTCGACGAACACCACTACGACCTGACCCGGACGCGGCAGTGGCTGGAGGGGGAGGGCGGAGCAGGTCGCGACGGTCGGGCCCGCCGCGACCTGCTCCGCTCGCTGGTCGTCGCCGGTGGCGCCGCCGCCCGGCACTGGACGGACCGCGCCCCGGTCCGGGCCGCCGGCCCCGCCGCGGCGGAACCCGGGCCGATCGTCAAGCCGCTGCCCCCGGACCTGTTCATCGCGCACGGCACCAACGCCGAGATGCGCTGGGAGGCCATGAAGGGCAAGGGCCTGCTCGTCCCGAACGACCGGTTCTTCGTCCGCAACCACACCCGCACCCCGCTGATCGACGCCCGCACCTGGCGGCTGCGCCTGCACGGCACGGGCCTGCGCGGGGCGCCGCCCGCCGGCCGCGCCGTCGAGTTCGGCTACGAGGACCTGCTCGCCCTGCCGGCCGAGACCATGACCGTGGCGGTGGAGTGCGCGGGCAACGGCCGCTCCTTCTACGGCACCCAGCAGGGGACCCCGGCCGAGGGCACGCCGTGGCGGCTCGGCGGCGTGGGTGTGGCCCGCTGGCGCGGCGTCCGCCTCGCCACGGTCCTGGAACGCGCCGGGCTGGCGGAGACGGCGGTGGACGTCCTGCCGCGCGGGCTCGATCCGAACTTCGTCACCGGCGGCGTCGACCTGGGGCCCGTCCGCCGCCCCCTGCCCGTCGCCAAGGCCCTCGACGACGTGCTGCTGGCCTACGAGATGAACGGGGAGCCGCTGCCGCCCGACCACGGCTTCCCCGTCCGCCTGGTGGTGCCCGGCTGGATCGGGGTCTCCTCCGTCAAGTGGGTGGGCGAGATCGAGGTCGCCGACCGCCCGCTGTTCTCCCCGTGGAACACCCGCTTCTACCGCCTCTTCGGCCCGGACCACCCGCCGGAGGGTGGGCCGCCGCTGGCCGAGCAGGTCGTCAAGAGCGCCTTCGAGCTGCCATGGGACGCCACCGTACGGGCCGGGCGCCCGGTCGTGCTGACCGGCCGCTCCTGGTCCCCGCACGGTCCCGTCCGCCGGGTCGAGGTGAGCACCGACGGCGGCGCCACCTGGCGGACGGCGCGGCTGCGCGGCCCCGAGCGCGGCTGGCGGCGCTGGGAGACCACCTGGCGTCCGGACCGCCCGGGTCCCACGGCGCTCCTGGCCAGGGCGACCGACGCGTCCGGCGCCACCCAGCCCGACCGCGCGGTGTTCAACACCTACGGCTACCTTTTCGGCGCCGTCGTGCGGCATCCCGTCCTGGTGGCCTGA
- the hpnE gene encoding hydroxysqualene dehydroxylase HpnE encodes MSVAIVGGGLAGISAALALQEAGHEVTLYEGRAWLGGATHSFRRGDLWIDNGQHVFLKCCTAYRELLRRLGTAGGTRLQDRFDVTVLGPDGRRGRLRRAALPGPAHLVPALAGYGLLSPADRLRAVRAALALRFLDHRDPAVDSLSAGRWLAGHGQGERAVRDLWGLLITASLNADPEEASLAPAAMVLRTALLGRADAADIGVPTVPLRDLHGRAALAAIRAGGGRVRLKAKVEAVEPGPKVLVDGALEPADAVVVAVPHRAAATLVPEAACPQRHAWAGLGRSPIINVHVVYDRAVMAEPFAAATGSPAQWIFDRTPAGGPASGQYLAVSVSAADRWAGLPAAELRRLFLPELARLLPRARGARVDDFFVTRERHATFRQRPGTAALRPPAVTRLPGIFLAGAWTDTGWPDTMEGAVRSGLTAAREVRGHLRHRARGVAAR; translated from the coding sequence GTGAGCGTCGCGATCGTCGGCGGCGGTCTCGCCGGGATCAGCGCCGCCCTGGCGCTGCAGGAGGCCGGGCACGAGGTCACCCTGTACGAGGGCCGGGCCTGGCTCGGCGGCGCCACCCACTCCTTCCGGCGCGGCGACCTGTGGATCGACAACGGCCAGCACGTCTTCCTCAAATGCTGCACCGCGTACCGGGAGCTGCTGCGGCGGCTCGGCACGGCCGGCGGCACCCGCCTCCAGGACCGGTTCGACGTGACCGTGCTGGGCCCGGACGGGCGGCGCGGGCGGCTGCGGCGCGCGGCCCTGCCGGGCCCGGCGCACCTCGTCCCGGCGCTGGCCGGGTACGGCCTGCTGTCCCCCGCCGACCGGCTGCGCGCGGTCCGGGCCGCCCTCGCCCTCCGGTTCCTCGACCACCGCGATCCGGCCGTGGACTCGCTGTCGGCCGGGCGCTGGCTGGCCGGGCACGGCCAGGGCGAGCGGGCCGTGCGCGACCTGTGGGGGCTGCTGATCACCGCCTCGCTCAACGCCGATCCCGAGGAGGCGTCGCTGGCCCCGGCGGCCATGGTGCTGCGGACGGCGCTGCTGGGCCGGGCGGACGCCGCCGACATCGGGGTGCCCACCGTCCCGCTGCGGGACCTGCACGGGCGCGCCGCGCTGGCGGCGATCCGGGCCGGCGGCGGGCGGGTCCGGCTGAAGGCGAAGGTGGAGGCGGTCGAGCCCGGCCCCAAGGTGCTGGTGGACGGCGCGCTGGAGCCGGCGGACGCGGTCGTGGTGGCCGTCCCGCACCGGGCCGCGGCCACGCTCGTCCCCGAGGCCGCCTGCCCGCAGCGGCACGCCTGGGCGGGCCTGGGCCGCAGCCCGATCATCAACGTGCACGTCGTCTACGACCGGGCCGTGATGGCGGAGCCGTTCGCCGCCGCCACCGGTTCACCCGCCCAGTGGATCTTCGACCGGACGCCCGCCGGCGGGCCCGCGTCCGGGCAGTACCTGGCGGTGTCGGTGTCCGCCGCGGACCGGTGGGCCGGCCTGCCGGCGGCCGAGCTGCGGCGGCTGTTCCTGCCGGAGCTGGCGCGCCTGCTGCCCAGGGCGCGGGGCGCCCGGGTGGACGACTTCTTCGTGACCCGCGAGCGGCACGCCACGTTCCGGCAGCGGCCGGGCACCGCGGCGCTGCGCCCGCCCGCGGTCACCCGGCTCCCCGGGATCTTCCTGGCCGGCGCGTGGACGGACACGGGCTGGCCCGACACCATGGAGGGCGCCGTGCGCAGCGGCCTGACCGCCGCCCGCGAGGTCCGCGGGCATCTCCGGCACCGGGCTCGGGGGGTGGCGGCCCGATGA
- a CDS encoding 1-hydroxy-2-methyl-2-butenyl 4-diphosphate reductase, whose protein sequence is MTRLVVCAALAIEAWAVASRAGPGRGFAVVRTGPGPARARAALGRLPAFDALAVAGYGGSLVRGPRPGDVFVATEVRAAGHGVPCRGADALADLLREAGLRVLRGPLVTTGHVVTGAERGRLAAAGALAVDMESRPLAEAARTRPFAVVRAIVDTPDRPLARPATLTGGLRATRALRSCGPALRRWTERLDKDRRKEVGP, encoded by the coding sequence ATGACGCGGCTGGTGGTCTGCGCGGCCCTGGCCATCGAGGCGTGGGCGGTCGCGTCCCGGGCCGGTCCGGGACGCGGCTTCGCGGTGGTGCGGACCGGTCCCGGCCCGGCGCGGGCGCGCGCCGCGCTGGGCCGGCTGCCCGCGTTCGACGCCCTGGCGGTGGCCGGGTACGGCGGGTCCCTGGTCCGCGGGCCGCGGCCGGGCGACGTCTTCGTGGCCACCGAGGTGCGTGCCGCGGGCCACGGCGTCCCGTGCCGGGGCGCGGACGCGCTGGCCGACCTGCTGCGGGAGGCGGGCCTGCGGGTGCTTCGCGGCCCGCTGGTCACCACCGGCCACGTCGTCACCGGCGCCGAACGCGGGAGGCTGGCGGCGGCGGGGGCGCTGGCCGTGGACATGGAATCCCGGCCGCTCGCCGAGGCCGCCCGCACGCGCCCGTTCGCCGTCGTGCGCGCCATCGTCGACACGCCGGACCGTCCGCTGGCGCGTCCCGCGACGCTCACGGGCGGGCTGCGGGCCACCCGCGCGCTGCGCTCCTGCGGGCCCGCGCTGCGGCGATGGACCGAACGGCTCGACAAGGATCGCCGCAAGGAGGTAGGGCCCTGA
- the hpnH gene encoding adenosyl-hopene transferase HpnH: protein MGMPLRQSLRVGGHILRNKLMRREKFPLLVELEPLFACNLSCAGCGKIQHPADVLKRRMPVEQAVAAMRECGAPMVSIAGGEPLMHPQIDEMVNALVGMKRFVFLCTNAVLLPKKIDKFTPSRYFSWVVHLDGLRERHDASVCKEGVFDEAVEAIRECRRRGFRVTTNTTFYGHDSPQTVIDVLDYLNDDLGVDQMMISPGYAYEKAPDQDNFLGVRETREMFRKAFAGGNRKRWRLNHSPLFLDFLEGARDFRCTAWAIPSYSLFGWQRPCYLMSDGYAQTYRELIEETDWDSYGRGRDPRCANCMAHCGYEPTAVFATMGSLKETLRALRST, encoded by the coding sequence ATGGGAATGCCACTTCGCCAGAGCCTGCGCGTGGGGGGCCACATCCTGCGCAACAAGCTGATGCGACGCGAGAAGTTCCCGCTGCTGGTCGAGCTGGAGCCGCTGTTCGCCTGCAACCTGTCGTGCGCCGGCTGCGGGAAGATCCAGCACCCGGCGGACGTGCTCAAGCGGCGGATGCCGGTCGAGCAGGCGGTGGCGGCGATGCGCGAATGCGGGGCGCCGATGGTCTCGATCGCCGGCGGCGAGCCGCTGATGCATCCGCAGATCGACGAGATGGTGAACGCGCTCGTCGGCATGAAGCGGTTCGTCTTCCTGTGCACGAACGCGGTGCTGCTGCCCAAGAAGATCGACAAGTTCACGCCGTCCCGGTACTTCTCCTGGGTGGTGCACCTGGACGGGCTCCGCGAACGCCATGACGCGTCGGTGTGCAAGGAGGGCGTCTTCGACGAGGCCGTCGAGGCGATCCGGGAGTGCCGGCGCCGCGGCTTCCGGGTCACCACCAACACCACGTTCTACGGCCACGACAGCCCGCAGACCGTGATCGACGTGCTGGACTACCTGAACGACGACCTGGGCGTGGACCAGATGATGATCTCGCCGGGGTACGCCTACGAGAAGGCGCCCGACCAGGACAACTTCCTGGGCGTGCGGGAGACCCGGGAGATGTTCCGCAAGGCGTTCGCGGGCGGCAACCGCAAGCGGTGGCGGCTCAACCACTCGCCGCTCTTCCTGGACTTCCTGGAGGGGGCGCGGGACTTCCGCTGCACGGCCTGGGCCATCCCGTCGTACTCGCTGTTCGGCTGGCAGCGTCCCTGCTACCTGATGTCGGACGGGTACGCCCAGACCTACCGGGAACTGATCGAGGAGACCGACTGGGACTCCTACGGCCGGGGCCGCGACCCGCGCTGCGCCAACTGCATGGCGCACTGCGGCTACGAGCCGACGGCCGTCTTCGCCACCATGGGTTCGCTCAAGGAGACCTTGCGCGCGTTGCGCTCGACGTGA